Part of the Trypanosoma brucei gambiense DAL972 chromosome 8, complete sequence genome, TGCAAAAAATGACTGTACAAACATTTCGGTAAATGctgttctctttcttttgtcgCGCAATGCTTTAGAGGAAGCTTGCATCGGCACTGCGTCCCCACCATCTGCCTTGGAGTTGTCACTGCTGCCAGTGACCTCAGCTGATGAACCATCTACTTCCTCGCACGGGGTACCGCCGTCCTCCATGGCAATAGGAAGAATCCGCCTCATCACCCGCAATGCATTTAGAAACGGTTGCACACCCACCACCTGCCCCTTTGAATTGGAACTACGACAGCTTGCGGCGGTGTTGGCGAGCACCTCAACGCACTTTAGCAGAAGCAACGCAAAGTTCCTTGTGTAACAGTGCCGCATAGTTCTTAGCGTGTGGAACGGTAAGGCGCGTTGCAACTCTTCATGGGAAAGTGGAGTATCAAGAAGAAGCTGAAGCACGCCGTCGCTGATTGGTACGTCAGATGTCATGGTGCGCAAAGCCCTTGCGACATCTATCGTAGAACCAGATGTACCCATCTGATGGGGGTATGACCTTCCCTTGTCCACACATGAAGCATaaagcaaaaccaaaaaaaggagcaggAAAGTGACAGCATAAACCGCAACAAATAAGGGGCGAAAGCAAGGCAAAGGGAAAGCGGGCATCTGTGTcgaaagaaaacatacaTGGTTACGTGAGTTGTGACTGCAGGTGCAGCCGTGACGCACGTACAGACACAACAAATGTGGCattgagggggaaaaaagtcgCTGCATCCCATGAATGTATTCAActaaaggggggaaaaggaagacgaGGCCTAAAAAGTACAAACACGTAATTCGCGAAGTGCCGACAACGACGATCACGAAGCTCCCGAAAAGCAGACGTGCCACCAAACACCACAAAtacaaagggggagaaatATCCACCAATTGGGCAGCCCCCGATACACTATAAACTACCAAAACACAACACTTCCGTCCACAGGATGCTAGGGTTTCAAAAGGAAATGTGTGCGCGGTTCCGTCCGACCTACCACGTGCGAAGCCACGGGATTTGACGCAATTAGGCGTATTTGGTCGACATCTTCGCTACCTATTACATTACCATTACGTCACCTCCATCCCccccacgcacacacaaacacacaaacacacacacacactttcctGCGTTCTTCTACCTCGGTCCTttgcaagaagaaaagtaataattaaGGGGCCACAAAGTATACACGTCTATGTTTGTGCACGTGCACTCATTTAAATGCTACCCTTAACACACATAACGACAAATGTAAACAGACGTACTCAAACGAATACCACAGTACAATCTACACTAGTGCCTCCGCACATGTGATTTTCTGTCAGATAtgtacaaacaaacaacggtAAAACCAAATTACATGCATGTGCTCAAACTCGATTGCGTACGTGTCCGCAGACCGCATCTTCTTCTGGGACAGCCCGCACAATTTACATCTACTGACACATCTACGCCTCAATACACTTGCTCCTCCAACCTAAATTCAGGGTACACCCTGTTGCGGCGAAGCAAGCGCTCCTTATCCCTTAGTGCTCGCAGCTCTACGGCCCTTCTCCTCGCAACGTACACGCGGTAAGCACATTGTATGGCCACCGCAGCACTGTGCCTGTGGGACTCCAAACGTCCTACTTCCTCGGCTAGAAGCTTCACTCGGTGGTGTTTTACAGCTCTTTTCATGCGTTTGCGCACCAAGTAACCACGAAAAGCCGCTTGAATTCTTGTCGCGAGCTCCCTAAGCGCCGCAGCACGATAACAATTTCGACCGTAGCAGCGCCTCACGTGCACCTCTCTACCGTGAACTCGGCGGACTAAAAACCCTCGAAAAGTCTTCTGAATTACAGTGGCACTGTGCTCTCTGGAATACCTATAATGATGAAGCACGTACCGCTTGAATTGTCCTGTATCACGCCACTTGGCCAATAAAAAGGCATGCCGGCGATACGCAACTTGAATTTGTCGGGCAGCAAATTCACGTCTTTCATGCTCCGCTCGCTCCAACAACTCATTCCGCCTTTCCTCACGGTACTGGAGGAAGCTGGCACGCGCAACGCGTGCCCGGTACATACCTTGCATCCTCGCTATCCGTTGTATATAAGCCTGTTTCTCAGCCCTCCGCCTCTGTAACTCCCTCTTCGCTAACCAAATCCGCGCATTTTTCTGCAACGTAATAACCGCGGCCCCCTCGAAGTGCCTCGCTCGCATCAACGGGAGTGCTGAAACCTCGCTACACTTCTTAGCTGCAACAACCATACGAAGGAAGCGGATGATTCGCTTCGCACACAATTTTTCCAATGTCTGCTGCACCAACCGCTTGGTTTTCATAGCCTCCTTCAGCTTGACAAAATCCTGTACGAAATTGAAGGCAATAAGCGCCTCCTTTATCATATGAGTTGCCCTCCATCGCTCCTCAAACGCGTTTTCGGCCTGTACAAGAGCCGAAAGTCGGCTGTTCAACACCTTCTTGAGGCCGGCAACATTCCGTAGCGCATCATTAATGGTCTTCTCTGACATAGGTGGCAATGGAACGATGGTCTTCACGATACCGGCCATCACTGGGGACGGAACAAGATTGGGCTTCCCTTTGCCCTGTGGAATGATAAATCCCTGATTGTGGCGTGGAGCAAACGGTGACCATACAGACCTTTTGGCAAACGTGAGGCACCCCCTCTCAGCCTCATCGGCAATCTGCAGGGGTGTCTCCTTCAGCAATGACAGCATTGCAACACCCCTCAGGGAGTCAAATgtaacaaacgaaaaaggcGATTCATATGTTTCATCCTTTCCAAAAACGCGCTCTTGGGCCTCCCTTGGCCCCATGAGTGGGACGATTAAATTCTCTAAACCTTTGTTAAGTATTGCCCATCGCACCTCGTCATTGATGGGAGGAGGTTCAAACAAATCGCTTTTGTCGTCACCTGTTGCTGAGGACGCCCCACTTTTAGCCTTTCCCCTCATGTTTAGACTCCTGGAAGCCCTATGAGAGGCTCTCTTCCGACTCACACCCGACACCCTCTGGCGCATCGGGAAATCCAACCCCAAAATGGCATCCAGATCGAGCGCTGCCGCCGCTTGCCGGGCGATAGCTTCATTTCGTCGCTGCTGCACGATTTCCTGGAACCTTTTATGGGAATCTTCAATAATCTTGGACCATTGTTGGTATGGATTCCCAACAATTGTGCACTCCGCATCCGTATAATACTTTTCTGCCTCCGGCAATGAGCTGTACTCACCAGCTATGCCCAAGTTGAAATATGCGCACGCAATAAGGAGATCATCCAAATCTTTGTTCACACCGTCCCCACTACACAACGTAATGCCGTTATCTTCGGCGTTATCCTCTTGTTTGCAAACTTCTATAGCCGTTAGACGGGCCTCTTGGAAGGAACATTTGCTTATGTGCACAACACACATGTTAAGAAGCGCTATACGAGCTAACTGCTCAGTTAATGCCGAGTTCAACGCCAACTGTAGAAAGTAAAAGGCCCTATCGAGGTCTCCCCGTCGGATAAGTAGACAACCCCAGTTATTCAGGGTTACAGCCACAAGAAACGACATACCCTCATCATCAATAatactgctgttgctgccggATCCCATGCTGCACTTCGCTACATCCTCTATGCGTGCGGTTAAAAGACCCCCCCGTACATAACCTCTTTCTTCCAACTTCCTTAGGgagtaaagcaaaaaatcCTCCGCCTGCTTATCATTTGCAGAGGCCGCATTGGCACCGAACATGTTGCAGTACAGTATAAAATATCTGAACAAGACATCTTGTGGCACCGGATCACAAGACTCCAACGGTGTGTAGGGCGGGGCAACAAGCAACTCTTTTTGCGAGGTAGAGAGGGCGCGTTCATAGGCTTTCATCGCCAAGAGATACTTGGATCCGGTATACAACTGCACGGCCTTCTGCATGTAGTCCTCCTCCGTCGGTGCATCGCCCTCTGGTACGCTGCTTGCCATATCTAAATCACTACGTTTACGAGTGCATGTGGGGAagaagaacagaaaaaaattaacgaGGAGGTGCAATAGCAAAAGCTCTTACATTCGCttgaataaaattaaaaaaaaaaagaacataagCAAATCTccgccgaaaaaaaaaatttttcacCAAATGGCGAACAATTTATGTGGAAGGTGTTAGTAGAAGTTGTCGACGGCGCCTTCCTTCACCGTTAATCGTGTTGCGCCCCCCCTTAGAGGTATCTTTTGAAAGCAGCATGTAGCTGCTACCACTTGCTCCCCCCAAACTGCCGAATTCATCCGCTGCATGCTCCTTGTGAAGTGCTACCGCACACCACTTGAGGAAGGAAACGATGTCCGATACGTCATCCGTTTGCAATACCCATGTGTCATTGGCCTCGATGTACTGATCAAGTTCGGCAGACGCACCGATAGGAGTTCGGTAACAAACCACAATCTTCATTGCGCggccaaaaaacaaaacgtcaTCAACCAGCAGTTCCCCAAACCGCATTCCCACAACTTGGAATACAATCCTTCGAGTACCTAACTTCGAGGCTTCCCGATGAAGCATTCTTGCGCTATGCCACGAATCAACCTTAAAGACAACACCTACTTGAATACAACTGTTAACGAACTCATCGTATGCCTCCTGAGACTGGGGTTGGGACTCCAGCTGTAATTGCGACCACATACGCTCAACATGAAGCTTAGAACCATCGCTCATGACCCCAACATGGGATGCCGTCTGTGATGGCAACCTACCCTTATCACTCTCGCCCTCCGCATTTTTTTCCAACATATATTCAGCGATGCTCCTTACGCCGAGATGAGAAACAGATGGCAAGTGCTCTTTTGCATTTTCCGATACTTCTAATTGCGGTGAATGTGTCTTCGGCGCATGCCCATAAAGCAGTTGGTATTCCAAAGAAGTGGTATCTTTCAGTTGGCCATAATCACCCAAATGAGGAAAGGATACGTCCATTCCCCGGGGGCGAAGAAGATGTAATTTGCTGGGGAAACATTCCACAAACCATTGGAGTAAGCGTCGGTAACCGAATATACGGTCCCTCTCACCTACTGACGGAATTGAGAGGACGTGGGTTCCCGCCCCCGGACAACCACTGGTACTGTGCGCATCAACGAGGGTGACTGCCGTTCCTGGCAACGCTCGATCTACAAAATTGCCGTAGGCATCCACCATATAGTCCACGTATCCCTTGGACTGATCGACAATAAAGGGCATCCCCTTTGTGATGCATCCCTCCCTGACGACAACAGTTAGCACAAGGCAATTTGAACTGGTAGGGTTATTACTGTTCATTTTATTACGGACAGCATTGACGGAAGAGTTGATACGTACGGACACGCTGTTCCGCTCAAAGCGAGATTGCTGTTTTCTGGAAGTCATATCCTTCCTCTTTACGATATCCTGAAcacccttttttgttctgaACCCTTCCTCGTCAAAGAGGTGTTTCGACGACTCTAAAACAACACCTTGAATTGAACAGCAATGCGAAGTATAATCCGCCGCCCGGCTCATACATTTTGGCGGAAATGCGGATGTCATAAGCTCCACAACAGACCAAAAAAGATCGATATTCCTGTCGCCCTTGGCCGAAACGCACACCCCAACACAGCTACGGCTTAAGTCAACACAGGGATTTTTCCTACTACCTCGGTAAGTATGGTCAATAGTCTTCATGGGAGCAAATAATTGAAGAAGATTTGCAGCGCCATCGCACGCGTCAGTTAATACTTCGGTCGCGGATTGGTCAGCGCGAAGTCTCTCCAGGTCCCTGTGGCTTCGAACTAGCGTAACATTCAAACCAGCCCCTCGAAGATCGATAAGGGTCTTGGACACGGCTTCAGCAGCTTTCCGAGCGTTCGAAAATAAATCCATTTTATTGAGCACGACAACGACAGGGTTATCAACGTTTAACGCTACCTTAATGGTTTCGTAGGTCTGGCTTCCAACGCCATCAACCACCGATACTACTAAAGCGATAAAATCGGCAACATTTTGCGCGTGTAGACGCGTTTCAGTAAATGTACGCTCACCCGGTGTATCCAGTAAAGTAACCGTCGGGCGGCGTCCCTCAATATACGGGACCGTAAAGGCCCTTAGACACTGGGTCGATCCCCTAGACTCTTCGCCGCGTAAGTTGGTCTCCTGTAAAGTATCAAGGAAGGTAGTTTTTCCATGCTGGGTGTGACCCATAACTGCGATTACCGGAACTCGAGTAAACGTACGTGGATGCAAACGTTTGAGATAATCAATACCGGTAGAGACGTACACATCTTTTTCAACCCACTGGATGAATCGATTGCTCCCAAATCCAGTGGCGTCACGGGAAATTCGGAGCTCCTCTCTTTTCAGCTCCATTGCCGATTCCCTTCGCACATAATCGGGAAGTCTCTTCAGTATAATGTTCGTAGCAATCTGGTATGGTACAATACACGTGGCAAGGCGTTCGTTCCGGAGACCATACTCTTCCCAGACAGCGCGCTCAACTTCCTTTTCCCGCAAGTTAAGCAGTGGAACCAAGTCTTCTCGAACTTTGCCACGAGTGTTGCAGTCAAAAGACTTGCAGCGGGCGGAACTGTTCCTCGCGAGAAAGTCTTCTTCGCAGAAATTTGCAAGCCTGTTTGTGCAAGAACGAACAAAACCAACAAAGGAGGTTACGTCCATAACCGAAGGAAGTGAGTAAAATGCATTGCATGGCCTCTTCTGAAAAAAACGAGTGTGACGCATGCTTACACCATCGCTTTCTAGAAGGATAAAGTGAGGACAAACGACAGATATTGACAACATGATCAATAAGAGATCGGGCTTAAACATCGGTAGGTTTTCACAtcaatatatgtatacagaAAAAGTTTAATAAACAATACCCCTGGACAGAATCAGCCagtgagaaaagaaacggaaacattaaataaaaaggggaTGTAGTAGGGTACACTGATAACTACACCAAACATAcctaataaaaataatactaGTGATACTAATAAACAAACTTCTTTAAAAGATGCCCAGTCTTTTCCTTCGTTCCTCCACGAAGTGCAAGTTGTCCTGTACGGGAAACTCTCTACGCCTTGAAGAATAAGGCAACACAGAAAAAGGGCAGCATTGCCCTCAATGAAAGCAAGAAGACTCCACTGTCAACCCATAGAGTATAAAGCATCTTCTCACGAGCCATGACATAGCTCGGATGGGTGTAAAAGACATTGGTTGCCCTCCCTCGTACTATCTTGTCCGCAAGCGTTGCACATGACTTTTCCACCTGAAGTGAAATTGAGCGAGCGTATCGCGTGACGACGGGATTTGAAAGGCGATATCCAAGTGAACgaatcattattttttttttttttacaaaccCTAGAACAATCAAATATGGTTGCAACAAGTAAACAGTTGAGGAaatggaggggggaaatactGGCAAATGAGCAATAATAAAGGAGAACTTACCAAACAGTGGGTCAAAAAGGTTCGATATATGATTCACAAGGAGAAATTAGTATAGCACGTACAAGTCAAAAAATCATGTGGCAACGGATCTGAAATCAAGAACAAATTGGGTTTCGCCTTTCTCATTCCGGCTTGCTTGAATTTTGATTGGCCCACTGGGGTACATTACTTGAACAAACCCCCGCAAGATACTAACCGCATACCTCAACACATCACTGTCGGGGGGCAAAACACTCccactctcctttccttgATCGGTGGGTCCATCACCCCCACAATACTTTTCTGAAGAGTCATACGGGTACCCATCAACTGCAGAAACGATTTGGTCCGACTTTGCATCCGAAAATCCTTGAAGCCAGCGAAAATTGTTGTCGAttaagcaaaaataaattttGTCCATATGCTTCATTCTGTCAACCTTCTTTCCAAACACGGTCTTCCACAGGTGCTGACCCACAAAACGAGCTACGTCATTGGGGGTCGAACCCCCAAATGTCGCTTCTCGATATAATAAACGCTCAGCCGAGCGTAAACCCACAAGGAGACCCAGTCTCTCGATGCCTTTGGAGCCAAATTCAGTATCAACCTCTTTGTTCCTACAGAAATTAATCTCTTTCTTCTGACTGTTGCCTCTCAGCGTATATGAAACAAGTTCTAAACTCAGTTCTGACACCACACTCTCACTAACCAAGCCATGTTGACTCATCCTTTCCTCACTTCactacatatatgtatatttttaaGAGCAAATGTAGTTGGATCGTCCCTTAGCAACCTTATGATAGAGTTTAGCGACTACTTCAGTTACCATCACATATTATACTACCGCTTACAAATGAAATTGCGGTATCACAAACATCGTTGTATAAACACACTGAGAGCACCGTTTTGTTTGGAGTAGTCTTTACctgaaaagggggggggaaattatTGCTTCGCCTTGGGGACAACCTCAGACACAGCGTACGGACTACCAACAATGACATACCCCTCCTGTACGTACGGAACAAGTGCATCTCTCAACCCCATAAGTGCATCTAACCCACCGGTTACCCTTCCAAACGCCACGTGCCTCTTATCTAAAGAATCCAATTCCAGTCGATTGTCTgttaaacaaaagaaaaatgactCGTCAAAGCTTGTGGATGAACGGCAAAGAGAGGCAATGCCCACCCCGTGGTTTACACGTCCGATTTCTGCTTCTAGCTCGGAAAGAGGAACGGCCCGAGGGCCTGAACCATCGGCAACCTGGAGTGCCTCTTTTGTCAATCTGACAAAACG contains:
- a CDS encoding translation initiation factor IF-2, putative, whose amino-acid sequence is MFKPDLLLIMLSISVVCPHFILLESDGVSMRHTRFFQKRPCNAFYSLPSVMDVTSFVGFVRSCTNRLANFCEEDFLARNSSARCKSFDCNTRGKVREDLVPLLNLREKEVERAVWEEYGLRNERLATCIVPYQIATNIILKRLPDYVRRESAMELKREELRISRDATGFGSNRFIQWVEKDVYVSTGIDYLKRLHPRTFTRVPVIAVMGHTQHGKTTFLDTLQETNLRGEESRGSTQCLRAFTVPYIEGRRPTVTLLDTPGERTFTETRLHAQNVADFIALVVSVVDGVGSQTYETIKVALNVDNPVVVVLNKMDLFSNARKAAEAVSKTLIDLRGAGLNVTLVRSHRDLERLRADQSATEVLTDACDGAANLLQLFAPMKTIDHTYRGSRKNPCVDLSRSCVGVCVSAKGDRNIDLFWSVVELMTSAFPPKCMSRAADYTSHCCSIQGVVLESSKHLFDEEGFRTKKGVQDIVKRKDMTSRKQQSRFERNSVSVRINSSVNAVRNKMNSNNPTSSNCLVLTVVVREGCITKGMPFIVDQSKGYVDYMVDAYGNFVDRALPGTAVTLVDAHSTSGCPGAGTHVLSIPSVGERDRIFGYRRLLQWFVECFPSKLHLLRPRGMDVSFPHLGDYGQLKDTTSLEYQLLYGHAPKTHSPQLEVSENAKEHLPSVSHLGVRSIAEYMLEKNAEGESDKGRLPSQTASHVGVMSDGSKLHVERMWSQLQLESQPQSQEAYDEFVNSCIQVGVVFKVDSWHSARMLHREASKLGTRRIVFQVVGMRFGELLVDDVLFFGRAMKIVVCYRTPIGASAELDQYIEANDTWVLQTDDVSDIVSFLKWCAVALHKEHAADEFGSLGGASGSSYMLLSKDTSKGGRNTINGEGRRRRQLLLTPST
- a CDS encoding cyclophilin, putative, with product MPVKRSNKVHKFHEGTGDDNMPVVSMFVVKDGDEPFTRIDVELFVNKVPKACDLFLQTCAFPTVGDKRNAKRGSYKGCRFVRLTKEALQVADGSGPRAVPLSELEAEIGRVNHGVGIASLCRSSTSFDESFFFCLTDNRLELDSLDKRHVAFGRVTGGLDALMGLRDALVPYVQEGYVIVGSPYAVSEVVPKAKQ